In one Trichlorobacter lovleyi SZ genomic region, the following are encoded:
- the queD gene encoding 6-carboxytetrahydropterin synthase QueD produces MYRLTIKTGFAAAHNLINYQGDCENLHGHNWKVEVTVTASELDQAGLAIDFKLLKRETNALLDELDHKYVNQHHFFLDLSPSSENISRYLFQELSKRLNDGNVKVERIGVWESDNACAEYYE; encoded by the coding sequence ATGTATCGATTAACTATCAAGACCGGCTTTGCCGCTGCCCATAACCTGATCAACTATCAGGGCGATTGCGAAAATCTGCATGGCCATAACTGGAAGGTGGAGGTAACGGTAACTGCCAGTGAGCTTGACCAGGCCGGCCTGGCCATTGACTTCAAGCTGTTGAAGCGGGAAACAAATGCGTTACTGGATGAACTAGATCATAAGTATGTTAACCAACACCACTTTTTTCTGGATCTCTCTCCCTCTTCCGAGAATATCTCCCGTTATCTCTTTCAGGAACTGTCCAAACGTCTGAATGACGGCAATGTCAAAGTGGAACGGATCGGGGTCTGGGAATCCGATAATGCCTGTGCCGAATACTATGAATAG
- a CDS encoding 7-carboxy-7-deazaguanine synthase QueE, protein MNSSAPLVEIFSSLQGEGVLAGYRQIFVRFPGCNLDCSFCDTDFEAQTACRVETTPGSGQFQELAQPVSLETLLGIITRWCKQLPNAHHSISITGGEPMLHADLLARWLPELNILLPIHLETNGTLPEALPRLIEHLDVISMDIKLPGSAATPELWQEHKRFLEIALERDVSVKVIVGELTTEQELLKACKLVAELDDEIPFIIQPVTGRDGRVAVAPERLMQFQAVAAKRLCDVRVLPQMHRFLEVA, encoded by the coding sequence ATGAATAGCTCGGCCCCATTGGTTGAGATATTTTCCTCCCTGCAGGGCGAGGGGGTGCTGGCCGGCTATCGCCAGATTTTTGTCCGTTTTCCGGGCTGTAATCTGGATTGTTCCTTTTGTGATACGGACTTTGAGGCGCAAACGGCCTGCCGGGTTGAGACCACACCGGGCAGCGGACAGTTTCAGGAGCTTGCCCAGCCGGTCAGCCTTGAAACCCTGCTCGGCATCATTACCCGCTGGTGTAAACAGCTGCCCAATGCCCACCACTCCATCAGCATCACCGGCGGTGAGCCGATGCTGCATGCCGACCTGCTGGCCCGCTGGCTGCCGGAGCTGAATATCCTGCTGCCGATTCATCTGGAAACCAATGGCACGTTGCCGGAAGCATTGCCAAGACTGATTGAACATCTGGACGTGATCAGTATGGATATCAAGCTGCCCGGCTCGGCTGCCACTCCGGAGCTGTGGCAGGAACACAAGCGCTTTCTTGAGATCGCCCTGGAACGGGATGTCTCGGTAAAGGTGATCGTTGGTGAGCTGACCACTGAACAGGAGCTGCTTAAGGCCTGTAAACTGGTTGCAGAGCTTGACGATGAAATTCCGTTCATAATCCAGCCGGTCACTGGCCGGGATGGACGGGTAGCTGTAGCCCCTGAACGGCTGATGCAGTTTCAAGCTGTTGCGGCCAAAAGGCTGTGTGACGTGCGGGTACTGCCCCAGATGCACCGTTTTCTTGAGGTGGCCTGA
- a CDS encoding creatininase family protein, whose protein sequence is MLLEELTMPQVEAALAAGCRTVYIPFGALEEHGPHLPLSTDTIQAYQVGKRAAELVPLFVAPPIPYGNCRSTSCHPGTVSISTTTLRCLLKDLVRSFYRQGMHNVVVLTGHAGGAHRLALQDAGEELLDELPELRIAVVTEYELAKDEGRGIIETPGDAHAGEIETSRIMHSHPHLVQGTAPEEYPTFPTGILVRDKRRYWPGGVWGDPAKATADKGARIEELVARKVVELVRLLEEGRYV, encoded by the coding sequence ATGCTGCTGGAAGAGCTGACCATGCCCCAGGTTGAGGCAGCCCTGGCTGCCGGCTGCAGAACCGTCTATATCCCCTTTGGTGCGCTGGAAGAACATGGCCCCCATCTGCCGCTATCCACTGACACGATCCAGGCCTACCAGGTGGGCAAGCGGGCTGCTGAACTGGTTCCGCTCTTTGTTGCGCCCCCGATCCCCTATGGCAACTGCCGTTCCACCAGCTGCCACCCCGGTACGGTCTCCATCTCCACCACCACCCTGCGCTGTCTGTTAAAAGACCTGGTGCGCTCCTTTTATCGTCAGGGGATGCACAATGTGGTGGTGCTGACCGGCCATGCCGGCGGTGCCCATCGCCTGGCCCTGCAGGATGCCGGTGAAGAGCTGCTGGATGAACTGCCGGAACTGCGGATCGCTGTGGTGACGGAATATGAACTGGCCAAGGATGAGGGCAGGGGGATCATTGAAACCCCTGGCGATGCCCATGCCGGTGAGATCGAGACCTCCCGCATCATGCACAGTCACCCCCATCTGGTACAGGGGACGGCCCCTGAGGAGTATCCAACCTTTCCCACCGGTATTCTGGTACGGGACAAACGTCGCTACTGGCCCGGCGGTGTCTGGGGTGATCCGGCCAAGGCCACCGCGGATAAAGGTGCCAGGATAGAAGAGCTGGTGGCCCGCAAGGTGGTTGAACTGGTCAGGCTGCTTGAAGAGGGGCGCTATGTCTGA
- the rlmD gene encoding 23S rRNA (uracil(1939)-C(5))-methyltransferase RlmD produces MSVDELVIERLALGGNGVGRIDGKVCFVPFSAPGDRLKVRVVREHRSYCEAELVELCEPSPQRVEPRCPAFGRCGGCDWQHISYQAQCDAKQQILIETLQRVAHLQAPAVASTAASGLDYGYRARAQFKLHATPAGLAVGFFRRGSRYVIDLPQGCPICTEPINTAMLKLRQVIQAVPDLHRIPQLSLEEGASGVVAVVHYIGSDQQRLKQLLLQHRDQLGVSGLFLQIGRKEALQPVFGSGHLTYPVPRCDLSADAMSLGYEIGGFSQVNRLQNQKMVKLVCGYAQPAASQRMLDLYCGNGNLSLPLSGAVQELLGIEGFAPSIASAVDNARQLRVNNSTFRCNDASKELRHLIAQHAVFDLVLLDPPRAGAADVARQLAQLGAQRIVYVSCDPATLARDLAALCGAAGYRLIEATPLDMFPQTGHLETVALLTRT; encoded by the coding sequence ATGAGTGTTGATGAGCTTGTGATTGAACGGCTGGCCCTGGGAGGCAACGGTGTCGGCAGAATTGACGGTAAGGTCTGCTTTGTGCCGTTTTCCGCTCCTGGCGACCGGCTGAAGGTACGGGTGGTACGGGAGCACCGTTCTTACTGTGAAGCAGAACTCGTGGAGTTGTGTGAGCCATCACCGCAACGGGTTGAACCACGCTGTCCTGCCTTTGGGCGGTGCGGTGGCTGTGATTGGCAGCATATCAGCTACCAGGCGCAATGTGATGCCAAGCAGCAGATCCTGATTGAGACCCTGCAGCGCGTTGCCCATCTTCAGGCTCCGGCAGTTGCGTCAACAGCCGCGTCCGGGCTGGACTATGGCTACCGAGCCCGGGCCCAGTTCAAGCTGCATGCAACACCGGCGGGACTGGCGGTTGGTTTTTTTCGACGTGGCTCACGTTATGTGATTGATCTGCCCCAGGGCTGTCCAATCTGTACCGAGCCCATTAACACCGCCATGCTGAAGCTGCGTCAGGTTATTCAGGCCGTTCCGGACCTGCACCGCATCCCCCAGCTCAGTCTGGAGGAGGGGGCCTCCGGTGTCGTGGCGGTTGTGCATTACATCGGCAGTGACCAGCAGCGTTTGAAGCAGCTGCTTTTGCAGCACCGGGACCAGTTGGGGGTGAGCGGGCTTTTTCTGCAAATCGGCAGGAAAGAGGCACTGCAGCCGGTTTTCGGCTCCGGACATCTGACCTATCCGGTGCCGCGCTGCGATTTGTCTGCTGACGCCATGTCGCTTGGTTATGAGATCGGCGGGTTCTCGCAGGTCAATCGCCTGCAGAATCAGAAGATGGTCAAGCTGGTCTGCGGCTATGCCCAGCCTGCTGCAAGCCAGCGTATGCTGGATCTTTACTGCGGGAACGGTAACCTCTCCCTGCCGTTGTCCGGTGCCGTGCAGGAACTGCTGGGGATTGAAGGGTTTGCCCCCTCAATTGCATCGGCAGTTGACAATGCCCGTCAACTTCGTGTAAACAATAGCACTTTCAGATGTAACGACGCCTCAAAAGAGTTGCGTCACCTGATAGCTCAACATGCCGTGTTTGATCTGGTGCTGTTGGACCCGCCCAGGGCCGGTGCTGCTGACGTTGCCCGTCAACTCGCTCAGCTTGGGGCACAGCGGATTGTGTATGTATCCTGTGATCCTGCAACGCTGGCCCGTGATCTTGCTGCGCTGTGCGGCGCTGCCGGGTACCGGCTGATTGAGGCTACTCCGCTGGATATGTTTCCCCAGACCGGCCACCTGGAAACAGTGGCCTTACTGACCCGAACCTGA
- a CDS encoding HU family DNA-binding protein yields MNKSELIETFALQREISHKRAEEVVNMIFNSMSEAMTAGERIEIRGLGSFVVKEYGAYTGRNPKTGEPIEVKPKKLPFFKVGKELKERILDGE; encoded by the coding sequence ATGAACAAGTCTGAACTGATCGAAACCTTTGCCCTCCAACGCGAGATCTCCCACAAGCGGGCTGAAGAGGTGGTCAACATGATCTTCAACTCCATGAGCGAGGCGATGACTGCTGGTGAGCGGATCGAGATTCGCGGTCTGGGGAGCTTTGTGGTTAAGGAGTATGGCGCCTATACCGGTCGCAATCCCAAAACCGGTGAGCCGATTGAAGTCAAACCGAAGAAGCTGCCGTTTTTCAAGGTAGGAAAAGAGCTGAAGGAGCGTATCCTGGACGGCGAGTAA
- a CDS encoding Ppx/GppA phosphatase family protein, which yields MSRRIAAIDFGTNTARLLIADLADDGQFEQVALQRTIVRLGGGFSRETGLADDAIQRARLCLHRFADTIHKHGVGSVRAVATSAVRDAVNGPAFVDQMVQETGIRLGVIDGLTEGRIALAGVLTGLDQQPEQVLLFDVGGGSTEYTIARGTCPLFVHSLPLGVVRLTEGKADPAAMADKIGRELDSLHQQMAQAQMALSPDTLLVGTAGTATTLAAISLGMAEYDYRKVNNCMLELQEIQRIYELLLPLSPEQRLSVAGLEKGREDLIIAGSLITLLTLQRFGFKSMKVSDYGLLEGLVVSDIALIDQMQS from the coding sequence ATGTCTCGTCGTATTGCAGCCATTGATTTCGGCACCAACACCGCCCGGCTTCTGATTGCCGATCTGGCTGATGACGGACAGTTTGAACAGGTGGCGCTGCAGCGAACCATTGTTCGTCTGGGAGGTGGCTTCAGCCGCGAAACCGGTCTGGCTGATGATGCCATCCAGCGTGCCCGGCTTTGCCTGCACCGGTTTGCTGACACAATTCATAAGCATGGGGTCGGTTCGGTACGGGCTGTAGCAACCAGCGCAGTCCGTGACGCAGTCAATGGCCCGGCCTTTGTGGACCAGATGGTTCAGGAGACCGGTATCAGGCTCGGTGTGATTGATGGCCTGACAGAAGGCCGGATAGCGCTGGCCGGTGTGCTGACTGGTCTGGATCAACAACCGGAACAGGTGCTGCTGTTTGACGTAGGGGGGGGGAGTACCGAGTACACCATAGCTCGGGGCACCTGCCCCCTTTTTGTGCATAGTCTGCCTTTGGGGGTTGTGCGGCTGACGGAGGGCAAGGCCGATCCGGCAGCCATGGCAGACAAGATCGGGCGTGAACTGGACAGCCTGCATCAACAGATGGCGCAGGCGCAGATGGCACTTTCTCCCGATACCCTGCTGGTAGGGACCGCCGGTACCGCCACAACCCTGGCTGCCATCTCGCTCGGGATGGCAGAATATGACTACCGCAAGGTCAACAACTGCATGCTGGAGCTGCAGGAAATTCAGCGCATCTATGAGCTGTTGCTGCCGCTTTCACCGGAACAGCGTCTGTCTGTTGCCGGCCTTGAAAAGGGACGTGAGGATCTGATTATTGCCGGTAGCCTGATTACCCTCCTAACACTGCAGCGTTTTGGTTTTAAATCCATGAAAGTAAGTGATTACGGGCTGCTTGAAGGTCTGGTGGTCTCAGACATTGCTTTGATTGATCAAATGCAGTCATGA
- a CDS encoding EAL and HDOD domain-containing protein, translating into MESNSHLMGRQPILNGLEEVVGYELLFRSPKSIATATIECPVQATSRVMLDVISSFGIREMLGDLPGYINVDAEMLLSDAIQLLPSDVIGLELLEDVVITPAIVARCRDLKAQGYQLVLDDHRYGPQYEELYDGLVDIIKMDMITTPLDDQYREVELFKRYPVKLLAEKVDSRHVYLRCRKMGFELFQGYFFARPSLVKKARLANSSSTFFQLMQQLSRDADINEIEQTFKQSPALTYKLLLLVNSVSFSIREKIRTVRHAIMQVGRQHLKRWVQLAIFADDGGLGVHNPLLEMAAVRAAFMEELARLELSKTRLLRYAQPDECFMLGTLSVLKDVCEIGTDDMRKNLNLSDDLVGALVAHEGDLGTMLCLAEMIEQLEFEEAEQCLGRLGVSPDLVLDCQKKAYSWRNSLV; encoded by the coding sequence GTGGAGAGTAACAGCCATCTGATGGGCAGACAACCGATCCTGAACGGCCTTGAAGAGGTTGTCGGTTATGAGTTGTTGTTCCGTTCCCCCAAATCAATTGCCACAGCAACCATTGAGTGCCCGGTTCAGGCAACCTCCCGTGTCATGTTGGATGTCATCTCCAGTTTTGGTATCCGCGAAATGCTGGGTGATCTGCCCGGCTACATCAATGTTGATGCCGAGATGCTCTTGAGCGATGCAATCCAGCTGCTGCCAAGTGATGTGATCGGTCTTGAGTTGCTTGAAGATGTTGTCATTACGCCCGCTATTGTCGCACGTTGCCGGGATCTGAAGGCACAGGGCTATCAACTGGTCCTTGATGACCACCGTTACGGACCTCAGTATGAAGAGCTGTACGATGGTCTGGTGGATATCATCAAGATGGACATGATCACGACCCCCCTTGATGATCAGTACCGCGAAGTTGAGCTGTTCAAGCGCTATCCGGTTAAGCTGCTGGCAGAGAAGGTTGATAGCCGCCACGTCTACCTGCGTTGCCGCAAGATGGGGTTCGAGCTGTTTCAGGGCTATTTCTTTGCCCGTCCTTCACTGGTGAAAAAGGCTCGTCTGGCCAACTCATCCAGCACTTTTTTCCAGCTGATGCAGCAGCTTTCACGTGATGCTGATATCAACGAAATCGAACAGACCTTTAAACAGAGCCCCGCCCTGACCTATAAGCTGCTCCTGCTGGTCAATTCTGTCTCCTTTTCCATCAGAGAAAAGATTCGGACCGTACGTCACGCCATTATGCAAGTGGGGAGGCAACACCTGAAGCGCTGGGTGCAACTGGCAATCTTTGCCGATGACGGTGGTTTGGGGGTACATAACCCTTTGCTGGAGATGGCTGCAGTGCGGGCTGCTTTCATGGAGGAGCTGGCCAGGCTAGAATTGAGCAAGACACGGCTGCTGCGGTATGCCCAGCCGGATGAATGTTTTATGCTGGGCACCTTGTCGGTCCTGAAAGACGTCTGTGAGATCGGCACTGATGATATGCGTAAAAACCTGAATTTGTCAGATGATCTTGTTGGCGCCCTGGTGGCCCATGAAGGGGATCTGGGTACCATGCTCTGTCTGGCAGAGATGATTGAACAGCTTGAGTTTGAAGAGGCAGAGCAGTGCCTTGGACGGTTGGGGGTCTCACCTGATCTGGTGCTTGATTGCCAGAAAAAGGCCTACAGTTGGCGTAACAGCCTGGTCTGA
- a CDS encoding tetratricopeptide repeat protein yields the protein MNNALVKTILILAASALLSGCFGSRVQLSEHERKISDLNERALGSAAKGYATDAQELLQEALRLASAQDDRNGVSLTLLNQSRLARHDGKLQLAAQLVEQALANAGGTSQYADAAQEKALQELAANRLAEAGRWARISLTSEQGNLQGRRLNLLARIALMTGDKTEAARLAEAALAANKRDGAELERANSLRMLGLITAQERQFDKAEELLQEALKLDKQQEASAKIAADLEALAELAGLQGNKELQQGYLQRAKTVREHSKVISKQ from the coding sequence ATGAATAACGCACTCGTTAAAACGATCCTGATCCTGGCCGCCTCTGCGCTGTTGAGCGGTTGTTTTGGCAGCAGGGTGCAACTGTCCGAACATGAACGCAAAATTTCAGACCTGAATGAACGGGCTCTCGGCAGCGCTGCAAAGGGCTATGCCACTGACGCGCAGGAACTGTTACAAGAGGCACTGCGGCTCGCCTCAGCACAGGATGATCGTAACGGCGTGAGCCTGACACTGCTGAATCAGAGCAGACTTGCCCGTCACGACGGCAAGTTGCAACTGGCTGCGCAACTGGTGGAGCAGGCCCTTGCCAATGCCGGCGGCACTTCGCAGTATGCCGATGCTGCCCAGGAAAAAGCGCTGCAGGAACTGGCAGCCAATCGCCTTGCAGAAGCCGGCCGCTGGGCACGGATCTCTCTGACATCAGAACAGGGTAACCTGCAGGGGCGGCGTTTGAACCTGCTGGCCCGGATCGCCCTGATGACAGGTGACAAAACCGAAGCAGCGCGGCTGGCTGAAGCTGCATTAGCAGCCAACAAGCGTGACGGCGCGGAACTGGAGCGTGCAAACTCGCTGCGGATGTTGGGATTGATCACGGCACAGGAACGACAGTTTGATAAAGCAGAAGAATTGCTGCAGGAGGCACTGAAGCTGGACAAGCAACAGGAGGCCTCGGCAAAGATCGCAGCGGACCTGGAGGCCTTGGCAGAACTGGCCGGCTTACAAGGCAATAAAGAGCTGCAGCAGGGCTATCTGCAGCGTGCTAAAACGGTCAGGGAGCACAGCAAGGTCATATCAAAACAATAG
- a CDS encoding MlaD family protein: protein MITQQDPRFKNLERKIGLFTLLALAGVALVVLLVGVQKDLFSPKYTLNVTVDRGTGFTKGMPVKLSGFRIGRITDMALNEQAMVEISIEIAKKYSKWIRSDSTVKLVKEGLVGDSIVEVAVGSLDKPELKPGESITYLKTKGLDELADEIAEKVKPVLIEVRDIIGYVNDPNGDLKKTIRNLELLTRHLETTRSNADTLLVNTTRNLEEISNRTTTLLDASTRKIDSLDVDKLNTALEKLPPLLEKTDSAMANIAAISAETKKLSQQAFPLIPGVLSRTEELLFSTDRLVNSLNNSWLLGGETTTAPSRSFKAGDSHE from the coding sequence ATGATCACGCAACAGGATCCCAGATTTAAAAACCTTGAACGTAAAATCGGTCTTTTTACCCTGCTGGCCCTGGCTGGCGTGGCTTTGGTGGTACTGTTGGTAGGGGTTCAGAAAGACCTGTTCAGCCCCAAATATACCCTGAACGTGACCGTTGACCGCGGCACCGGATTTACCAAGGGAATGCCGGTCAAGCTCTCCGGATTCAGAATAGGACGTATCACTGATATGGCCTTGAATGAGCAGGCCATGGTTGAGATATCAATTGAGATTGCCAAAAAATACAGTAAGTGGATTCGCAGCGATTCAACCGTCAAACTGGTCAAGGAAGGACTGGTGGGTGACAGCATTGTTGAAGTTGCCGTGGGCTCACTTGACAAGCCAGAACTTAAACCTGGCGAATCCATCACCTATCTGAAGACCAAGGGGCTGGATGAACTGGCAGATGAAATCGCTGAAAAGGTGAAGCCGGTGCTGATTGAGGTGCGGGATATCATCGGCTACGTGAATGATCCCAACGGGGATCTGAAAAAGACCATCCGCAATCTGGAGTTGCTGACCCGACATCTTGAGACAACCCGCAGCAATGCCGACACTCTGCTGGTAAACACCACCCGCAACCTTGAGGAGATCAGCAACCGGACCACAACACTGCTGGACGCCAGTACCCGCAAGATTGACAGTCTGGATGTGGATAAACTGAATACCGCACTTGAAAAACTGCCCCCGTTGCTTGAAAAAACCGATTCGGCCATGGCCAATATCGCGGCAATCTCTGCAGAGACAAAGAAGCTGTCCCAGCAGGCATTTCCTCTGATTCCCGGGGTCTTGTCACGCACTGAAGAACTCTTGTTCAGCACCGACCGGCTGGTGAACAGCCTGAACAACTCCTGGTTACTGGGAGGAGAAACGACAACCGCGCCAAGCCGTTCCTTCAAGGCAGGTGACAGCCATGAATAA
- a CDS encoding ATP-binding cassette domain-containing protein encodes MPVLLELRDLTIPGVASHLNLSLQQGQVILCKTAGEQETKQLLQVVIGEARPETGSVLLDELPLHELDREQLLRVRRTISTVTAQAGLISNLKVWENITLPLLYHHGAVSDTAAEQALLLLEKLGYRGNIWALPGHLSYTERIITAFVRAAVSSPRLMVYAECLDDLPSPQRDLLLQQAMALQNQTDAPTALFITTGDIQLPLLVPDITCDLRYNPPQITRQT; translated from the coding sequence ATGCCGGTACTTCTTGAACTGAGAGATCTTACCATTCCAGGTGTAGCCAGTCACCTGAACCTGAGCCTTCAGCAGGGACAGGTGATTCTGTGCAAGACAGCAGGGGAGCAGGAGACCAAACAGCTGCTTCAGGTAGTGATCGGAGAAGCACGACCTGAAACCGGTTCAGTGCTGCTGGATGAACTGCCGCTACATGAACTGGATCGCGAGCAACTGCTCAGAGTTCGCAGAACTATCAGCACCGTCACAGCACAGGCAGGCCTGATCTCCAACCTGAAGGTCTGGGAGAATATCACCCTGCCCCTGCTGTACCACCATGGCGCAGTATCTGACACAGCAGCAGAGCAGGCCCTGTTGCTACTTGAAAAGCTTGGCTACAGAGGTAACATCTGGGCGTTACCCGGTCATCTCAGCTATACGGAGCGAATCATAACCGCTTTTGTCCGTGCCGCGGTGTCATCACCACGCCTGATGGTGTATGCTGAATGCCTTGACGACCTCCCAAGCCCGCAGCGGGATCTGCTTCTGCAGCAGGCCATGGCATTACAAAATCAGACTGATGCTCCGACAGCACTCTTCATTACCACAGGAGATATTCAGTTACCGCTGCTGGTACCGGATATTACCTGTGACCTGAGATATAATCCGCCACAGATTACGAGGCAGACATGA